In Aspergillus fumigatus Af293 chromosome 4, whole genome shotgun sequence, one genomic interval encodes:
- the aof2 gene encoding putative lysine-specific histone demethylase Aof2, translating to MEATASMGLQGLNGVSYDLSQLDNYLSHATTYVNGNQHLQHPSLPNERISGTVDLSEPPAKRLRRSPSCNESNESNGETSSPAAIIDPSTRLQDVNGGLDRVAGGSESADSMTHDSNEDTSNILSGSATSVSLMYEPSQKNSTPPSTVNNVPSSSSITSDSKGLSGNTDYARYRPRSSIPSKLTAAVYAQQCVTAAYACRLNPYSLHKKEQEALQDHLCHLHVTAYLNIRNGILRLWTRNPMVSVTKDEALGCAKDYRWMGLASFAYEWLVRNGYINFGCVEIPPALVAPKKGRRKDGPVIVVIGAGMAGLGCARQLEGLFKQYHDPLTSPRVVVLEGRRRIGGRIYSHPLRSLQSSKLAPGVVPKAEMGAQIIVGFEHGNPLDQIIRGQLALPYHLLRDISTIYDIDGSAVDEVQDAMDERLYIDVLDRSGLYRHNAVIVPTAEGDRRLIDSGRDLTMSDGLTVRQYEEARAAGTVELLFPNKKVRRGVGHKTADIKATIPPVPTDLGPAEEQPAALACQAMGWKLKDGVPPTASLNLDPVAKASMWPTLGAVMDEGVKQYQRMLPLTPKDMRLINWHFANLEYANATNIGKLSLSGWDQDLGNEFEGEHSQVIGGYQQVPYGLWSLPTKLDVRTNKIVSKIAYDSTGSGKRKTVVHCEDGESFVADKVVFTASLGVLKHHSIEFSPPLPDWKRGAIERLGFGVMNKVILVFEEPFWDTERDMFGLLREPKNRDSMVQEDYAANRGRFYLFWNCMKTTGLPVLIALMAGDAAHQAEYTPDGEIIAEVTSQLRNIFKHVAVPDPLETIITRWASDRFTRGSYSYVAAQALPGDYDLMAKPVGNLHFAGEATCGTHPATVHGAYLSGLRAASEIIESVLGPIEIPNPLVPEKGKAIELGTSVATAQKKKEPPCSNGFSAPVSTSAHPTDASAPARSNNSFSGDTALRQAYEQAMWAAIHAELGPPEPRPARTGLNPFLLYQKDYWGKARAQCDETKQATTKDPNAKAARDEIRQALGLMWRQASEEEKRPYIEQTEVNRQTNTEIWDRWKQNTKEWERKSLEIKKRWCAANPFETWQPPAKR from the coding sequence ATGGAGGCTACCGCATCTATGGGACTGCAGGGTCTCAATGGCGTATCCTACGATTTATCACAGCTTGACAATTACTTATCTCACGCAACTACATACGTCAACGGTAACCAACACTTGCAGCATCCATCATTGCCAAATGAAAGGATATCTGGAACTGTCGACCTGTCAGAGCCCCCGGCTAAGCGGCTTCGCCGCTCTCCCTCGTGTAATGAATCAAATGAATCGAACGGCGAGACATCCAGTCCCGCCGCGATTATCGACCCATCAACAAGGCTTCAAGATGTCAATGGAGGCCTCGATAGAGTCGCTGGCGGATCTGAGAGCGCGGATTCTATGACACATGACTCAAATGAGGATACgagtaatatacttagtgGCTCAGCTACATCCGTGTCATTGATGTATGAACCCAGTCAGAAAAACTCAACTCCACCGTCAACTGTCAATAATgtgccgtcctcgtcgtctaTTACGTCTGACTCAAAAGGGCTCAGTGGCAATACAGACTATGCCAGATATCGGCCAAGGTCGTCCATACCTTCTAAGCTCACAGCTGCCGTTTACGCTCAGCAGTGCGTTACTGCCGCGTATGCATGCAGACTCAATCCCTACTCTCTGCACAAGAAGGAACAAGAAGCACTCCAGGATCATTTGTGTCATCTGCATGTTACAGCTTATCTGAACATAAGAAACGGAATCCTGCGCCTCTGGACGCGAAACCCAATGGTCAGTGTCACAAAAGATGAGGCTCTAGGCTGCGCGAAAGATTATAGGTGGATGGGATTGGCTTCGTTTGCCTACGAATGGCTTGTACGGAATGGATACATCAACTTTGGTTGCGTTGAAATACCACCGGCTCTAGTTGCCCCTAAAAAAGGAAGACGCAAGGACGGCCCAGTCATTGTTGTAATTGGAGCTGGGATGGCAGGCCTGGGTTGCGCAAGACAATTGGAAGGTCTCTTCAAGCAATATCACGATCCATTGACATCGCCGCGGGTTGTCGTATTGGAGGGAAGGCGAAGAATCGGAGGCCGTATATATTCTCATCCTCTACGGAGCCTTCAGTCATCGAAGTTAGCCCCAGGAGTTGTACCCAAGGCCGAGATGGGTGCGCAAATAATCGTCGGTTTCGAGCATGGAAACCCATTAGACCAGATAATTCGGGGCCAGTTGGCGCTACCCTATCACTTGTTACGTGATATATCGACTATCTACGATATTGACGGCTCGGCAGTTGATGAAGTTCAGGACGCCATGGATGAACGACTGTACATTGATGTTCTTGACCGTTCCGGACTCTACCGTCACAACGCTGTTATTGTACCTACCGCTGAAGGAGACAGGAGATTGATAGACTCCGGCCGCGATCTAACAATGAGCGACGGTCTCACCGTAAGACAATACGAAGAGGCTCGCGCCGCTGGTACCGTTGAGCTTTTGTTCCCCAATAAAAAGGTGCGGCGAGGCGTGGGCCACAAAACAGCGGACATCAAAGCAACTATTCCCCCTGTGCCGACCGATCTTGGTCCTGCAGAAGAACAGCCCGCTGCTCTTGCTTGTCAAGCCATGGgatggaagctgaaggaTGGGGTCCCTCCAACAGCATCTCTGAACCTAGATCCTGTTGCCAAAGCTTCAATGTGGCCAACTCTGGGCGCCGTAATGGACGAGGGGGTCAAACAATATCAACGCATGCTCCCTCTTACACCCAAAGATATGCGCTTGATCAACTGGCATTTCGCAAACCTGGAATACGCGAATGCTACAAATATTGGCAAACTCAGTCTCTCTGGCTGGGACCAAGACCTGGGAAACGAATTCGAAGGCGAGCATTCGCAAGTCATAGGCGGCTATCAACAGGTACCCTATGGCTTGTGGTCGTTGCCCACAAAACTTGACGTTCGAACGAACAAGATCGTGAGCAAGATCGCCTACGACTCGACGGGCTCGGGGAAGCGGAAAACTGTGGTTCATTGTGAAGACGGCGAATCGTTCGTTGCAGATAAAGTGGTTTTCACTGCGTCACTTGGTGTCTTGAAGCATCACTCGATAGAATTCTCGCCACCTCTCCCTGATTGGAAGCGTGGAGCTATAGAAAGGCTCGGGTTCGGGGTCATGAACAAAGTGATACTCGTATTCGAGGAGCCCTTCTGGGATACTGAGAGAGACATGTTTGGGCTGCTGCGGGAACCCAAGAATCGAGACAGCATGGTGCAGGAGGACTATGCTGCCAATCGAGGTCGATTCTATCTCTTCTGGAACTGCATGAAAACAACAGGCCTCCCAGTTCTGATCGCCCTGATGGCTGGCGACGCAGCCCATCAGGCGGAGTACACACCTGACGGGGAAATCATTGCAGAGGTGACGAGTCAGCTTCGGAATATCTTCAAGCACGTCGCTGTACCTGATCCGTTAGAGACCATCATCACGCGGTGGGCATCTGACAGGTTCACTCGAGGAAGCTACTCCTACGTAGCTGCGCAGGCGCTACCAGGCGACTATGACCTGATGGCGAAGCCCGTTGGCAACCTACACTTCGCAGGAGAGGCCACATGCGGCACCCACCCAGCCACCGTCCATGGTGCCTATCTCTCCGGTTTGCGAGCTGCATCAGAGATCATCGAGTCCGTCCTTGGACCTATAGAGATCCCGAACCCCTTGGTTCCCGAAAAGGGCAAGGCAATCGAACTGGGCACATCAGTAGCCACGGcacaaaagaaaaaggaaccGCCTTGCTCAAACGGGTTCTCCGCCCCCGTTTCTACTTCCGCACATCCCACCGACGCATCAGCACCCGCACGATCAAACAACTCCTTCTCCGGCGATACGGCGCTCCGACAAGCCTACGAACAAGCCATGTGGGCAGCCATCCACGCCGAGCTAGGTCCGCCCGAACCCCGACCGGCGCGAACTGGCCTCAACCCCTTTCTCCTCTACCAGAAGGACTACTGGGGTAAAGCCCGCGCGCAATGCGATGAAACCAAACAAGCCACAACCAAGGACCCGAATGCCAAAGCGGCGCGTGACGAAATCCGCCAGGCGTTGGGTCTCATGTGGCGGCAAGCcagcgaagaggaaaaaCGACCGTATATCGAACAGACGGAGGTCAACCGGCAGACCAACACGGAGATCTGGGATCGATGGAAGCAGAATACGAAGGAGTGGGAAAGGAAGTCGCTCGAGATCAAGAAGCGGTGGTGCGCGGCCAATCCGTTCGAGACGTGGCAGCCGCCGGCGAAGAGGTAA
- the tvp38 gene encoding TVP38/TMEM64 family protein yields MPADYTSTARALSLPMSPAESLSPAEEDTRPLWSHLASSRRNTASPSVRESTGLRDQVVNQATKMLRRTKKTWRRLTFWQRIGAIGAALLAILLGLSFMIFTGQVFFWLGPVAEKWEQSWLAFFVLWLCVFFVSFPPLVGWSTFGTISGFIYGIWKGWILYATATVLGSTCSFIVSRTILSKFVNRMMERDKRFAALALTLKYDGLKLLCMIRLCPLPYSVCNGAVSTFPTVHPLMYGLATALITPKLLVPAFIGSRIRILSEKNEEMSAASKAVNICSIILTIGIGVFTGWYIYRRTLARAKELEAKERADIRRSLEADHAAHRPHGSFSEDPDVNTAATTLARDEEERIGFNDFDDDNVDLVIDDDSGSEISPNLTKKQFPGPYRDEFTDNDSDVFGDGDGPDSQMFRLHTHVRSG; encoded by the exons ATGCCCGCAGACTATACGTCCACTGCGCGGGCTCTTTCGCTTCCAATGTCGCCTGCAGAATCCCTGTCGCCCGCAGAAGAAGATACACGACCATTATGGAGCCATCTGGCCTCCAGCAGGCGCAATACTGCCAGTCCTTCTGTCCGGGAATCAACTGGTCTCCGTGATCAAGTTGTCAATCAAGCCACGAAGATGCTGCGACGAACCAAAAAGACATGGCGGAGACTAACATTTTGGCAGAGAATTGGGGCTATTGGAGCAGCGTTGCTTGCCATCTTGCTGGGATTGTCTTTCATGATCTTCACGGGACAAGTGTTCTTCTGGCTGGGGCCTGTAGCTGAAAAATGGGAACAGTCATGGTTGGCATTTTTCGTCCTGTGGCTGTgtgttttctttgtttctttcccACCATTGGTAGGTTGGTCCACGTTTGGAACGATATCTGGTTTCATTTATGGCATATGGAAAGG CTGGATCCTCTATGCCACTGCAACCGTGCTCGGATCCACGTGTTCATTCATCGTGTCGCGGACAATCCTGTCGAAATTTGTGAACCGCATGATGGAACGGGACAAACGATTTGCTGCTCTCGCGTTGACACTCAAGTACGACGGACTTAAACTCTTGTGCATGATTCGCCTATGTCCCCTACCTTACTCTGTTTGCAATGGTGCCGTCTCGACGTTTCCGACAGTGCACCCTTTGATGTATGGGCTGGCAACTGCTCTCATCACACCCAAGTTGCTTGTCCCAGCTTTCATTGGAAGTAGAATTCGGATTCTTTCCGAGAAAAATGAGGAGATGAGCGCGGCGTCCAAGGCTGTGAATATCTGTAGTATTATCCTTACAATTGGAATTGGTGTCTTTACAGGCTGGTATATATACAGGAG GACGTTGGCTCGCGCCAAAGAGTTGGAAGCTAAAGAGAGAGCTGATATACGGAGGTCGTTAGAAGCCGATCATGCTGCTCACCGTCCCCATGGTTCTTTCTCCGAAGACCCAGATGTCAACACCGCTGCCACTACGCTCGCTcgcgacgaggaggaaaggaTCGGGTTCAAcgactttgatgatgataacGTTGATCTTGTTATTGACGACGACAGCGGCAGCGAGATTTCGCCCAACCTCACGAAAAAGCAGTTCCCGGGACCCTATAGGGACGAATTCACAGACAATGATTCAGATGTTTTCGGGGATGGCGATGGACCTGACAGTCAGATGTTCCGTCTCCATACACACGTGCGATCGGGTTGA